GCAAAAGGTCAATTATATCCGATTATATTTTAACTCTAAAACGCCATAATTGGATGTATATAACAGAGTCGTTTTCGTTAGAATTGCGGAGGCGACTTTGTTCAAGCTCATTGTATTTTTAGTATATGTCGTTTATACTATTTTGTAATTGATTAATCACTAATCAGAAAACTGTGTTAAATAAAAGGATGAAAAAACATGACTAAAGCTACGTCAACATCTATAAATCGCCAAAAGGAAATCATATCTGCTGCCATTGAAGTGTTTGCTGAGATGGGCTACTACCGAGCTACAACAGCCAAAGTTGCAGAACGGGCCAATATTTCTCAACCCTATGTCTTTCGTTTTTTCGCTACCAAGGAAGCATTGCTTGTTGAAGCCCTGAAGGTTTCCTTTACACGTATCATAGATTCTTTTCACAGCGTCATTCATTCGGCCTCATCTGAGCAGCTCGAGCAAGAGCTAATTGCAGCCTATTCGCAAATTATGACGGAATACCGTAATGAAACACTTTTGCAAATGCAGGCGCAGACGATCCGCGAGGATGAGGTTGTAAGCGTGATGCAGCAAGGGTTACGTGAAATTCATACGACGGTGTATGATGCTTTCCGACGAGCAGGTATTGAACAAGCAATGGAAAGAACGATGCTTTTTCTCGCTAGAGGTATGCTGTGTAATATTTCGATGTCGCTGGATCTGCCAGAACTGATGAAAAAAGACGATTAATTTTGGTTTATGTTTATGCATTAGAGTCGCGTTTTTGCGCGGCTTTTTTTGCTTTTAATTTTATTTGTTTAAGACATGATTTTGTTTGCTTCTGAGAAAAAACGGCCAAATAAGTTGACAAGAGAAGTGAGTATCATTATCCTAATACCTATAGGGGTATATGTATAAAAGATTTAACTAAGCTAAGCCCCTCAAAAAACAGGCGGAGGTTATAGAATGTCATCAACTAACAATATCCAAGCAGATCATATTCTTGATTGTAAAGGGCTAGCTTGTCCTATGCCTATTGTAAAAGCAAGAAAGGCTATGAATGAGCTCGTTCCCGGAAAGATTATGGAGGTTCAGGCGACTGACAAAGGTTCATTAGCCGATTTTCAGAGCTGGGCCAAAAACACCGGACATCAATATTTGGGCACCCTCCAAGATGGAGATGTAATGAGACATTATCTACAAAAAGCAAATCTAGCTGAGGTGAAGAAGGAGCAAATATTTTCTTCTACGATAAGCCATGAAGAGCTACAAGCAAAATGTTCTGGCAAAGAGAACTTCATTTTACTCGATGTTCGTGAACCCGCTGAATTTACGCTTAAACATATCCCTGGATCTAAGCACATCCCTCTTGGCGAACTGGAGCACAGACTTTCTGAACTGAACTTGGAAGAAGAGATCGCAGTGATTTGCCAAGCTGGAGCACGCAGTGAAATGGCTTGTCAGTTATTAGTTGCCAAAGGCGCTAAAAAAGTCAAATCTGTGCTTTCAGGCATATCCGAATGGGCTGGAGAGACTAAGGGAAGCGAATCCATATGAGCACACCCAAAACAACGATTGTATTATTCAGCGGGGAGCTGGATAAGGCGATTGCTGCATTCATTATTGCGAACGGAGCGGCAGCATATGATCACGAAGTAACTATTTTCTTTACTTTTTGGGGGCTAAATACGTTACGCAAGGATGAAATCGTGAGCACTAATAAGGGGATACTCGAAAAAGCCTTTGGTTGGATCATGCCTCGTGGACCCAAAAAGCTTGCACTATCCAAAATGAATTTTGCCGGACTCGGTCCACAGATGATCAAGCATGTCATGAAAAAACACAATGCGCTTTCCTTGCCGCAGCTTATAGAGTTGGCACGAGAGCAGGGGATCAAGCTCGTCGCCTGTACCATGACCATGGATTTGTTAGGGCTGCAGCAAGAAGAGCTAATCGAAGGTTTGGAATATGCTGGGGTAGCCGCCTACTTGGGGGATGCTTCCCAGGGCAAGGTGAATCTATTTATTTAGGGTATCCTATTTATTTTTTTGGTTTATAATATACCTATACGTGTATATGGTAAGTCAAAAAAGGAGTGCATTACTTATGGATTACAATTACAGTGATGAACTGAAAACGCGCCTGAGGAGGATTGAGGGACAGGTGCGTGGGGTACTTCGTTTAATGGATGAAGGAAAATCGTGCAAAGACGTCGTTAGCCAGTTATCTGCCGTACGTAACGCATCAGATAAAGCGATTGCCCAAATTGTAGCAGAGAATCTGCAACGATGTATATTGGAAGAGCAAGAGGCAGGAGGAGACACGGATAAGCTGGTTAAAGAAGCGATTCAGCTGCTTGTGAAAAGTAGATAATCTGACTCCGGAGTCCAAGCTAGCGGGCAATGATGTCACTATGCACAAAATTACGGGAGCTGGCATATTGCCTTTGATTAAGATTATATACTAGCCGTAATTAAAAAGTTCGCTGCCTCTAGTTGGTAGCGGGCTTTTTTATTCGGACATTTCAGGAATAATCCTCTGTTTATGCTGAGGTAGGCCGGTGTAAATAACACATAACAAAACAACTTCTTCCGGGAGGCCTATTTATGGAGGTATTTGTTTCGATTGGTGTCAAATTGATCATCAGCTTTTTTGGCTTGTGGATCATTACTTTTATTACAGGTCGGAAAACACTCAGTCAGTTAACACCACTCGATTTCCTAACATCATTGGTGTTAAGCGAAATTGTGGGAAATACGTTATATGACGATAAGGTGACCATTGGGCAGCTTTTATTTGCTTTGGCACTATGGTGCGCGCTGGCCTACTTTTTTGAAAAAGCGACGACCCATTTTGTGAAATTTGGATATATGGCAGAAGGTCGAACAGTGCTGCTCGTGGATAAAGGGCAGGTTAATCAAGAAATGCTGGAGAAATATGACATAGAATTTACACAGCTACTCTCCATGCTACGCCAGCAAAATATTTTTTCTCTGCGTGAGGTCTGGTACGCTACGTTAGAGACGAACGGCTCCTTGTCAGTCATGCGGAAACCTGAATACGAGCCACCCGCCGCTCAGGATATGGGAATAGATGCACAGCCTGATCTTTTTTCTGTTACTGTCATTGATAAGGGAAGGTTGCTAAATGAATCTATGCGTGGGAAAACAATTGATATTGGAGAGATTAAGGCTAAGGTGCGAGAGCAGGGATATGATAGTATCGATGAGATTGCCTATGCAGAGTTAAGCGAGGATGGAACACTTCATATCGTGCCAATGAGATAGAAAAAACATTAAAAATAAGACCATTTTGATAATTAAGCCAAAAAAGAGGAGCAAGGTGAACAGTCAGGGTTGTACTTCCCAGCTCAAACAATGAAATACAGATGATCAACTCTGATACCCTGAGTGTATTTTTACTCATTGCTTCCATTCACTGCTCCATATTTATTTCATGCATTTAATTATCATTTTTAGATCCCAGCAGTTCTTTAAAAGATTTTTGAAATAACCCTATAGAATATTTGAGTCCCGGATTGAGGAGACTACCTCATGAGTTTGAAATTTTTCAGAAAGTGGTGATCAGATTTGAGTTTCTCGGATGATCAGCTTATCTGTCTCCGATTTGAGGACGAACTAGGGTGTTTTGCTAAGGCTGCTGCTCCTCCTATTTATGAGACTGCTCCATTTTTCTTTGATACTTACGAAGATTATGCTGAAGCGGCTAATAATGAAAAGGAGCATTATGTCTATTCGAGGGGAACCAATCCTACCGTTCAGATTGCAGAGCAAATGATTGCTGCACTGGAAGGTGGGGCGGACTGCAAGTGCTTTGCTTCCGGAATGGCTGCTATCAGTGCGGCTTTAATGTGTAGTTTATCCGCCGGGGACCATCTGATTCTGGTCGGACACATATACGAAACCTCCGTCAGCCTAGCTAAATACTTATCGAAGTTCAATATAAATTATACAATTGTACATTCCACTTCTACGGAAGCAGTTGCTGATGCCATCAACCCGCAGACCCGTGCTATTCTTATGGAGTCTCCTACCTCATTCACATTCGATATGGTAAATATTCAGGAGGTAGCTTCGCTTTCCAAATCGAAGGGCATCCGCACAATCATAGATAATTCATGGGCTACACCCCTTTTTCAAAAACCATTAGAATGGGGCGTAGATATCGTTGTTCACTCCGCATCCAAGTACTTGGGTGGTCATAATGATTTAATTGCAGGGGCAGTGATCGCTTCTAAAGAGATAATAAATCGTATGTATGCTGAAGAGTATGAGTTGATTGGCGGCTCGTTGGCCCCTTTTGAAGCATGGCTACTCATTCGGGGGCTAAGAACACTCCCGCTCCGAATGGAAGCCCATCAGAGAAATGCTCTGTTGGTTGCTCGTTTTCTATCAGATCATCCGGCCATTTCAAAAGTGAATCATCCCGGACTTCCTTCTCACCCACAACATGAGCTGGCATGTAGGCAACTCAAAGGGTATGCCGGATTATTCAGTTTTGAACTAAAAGATTCGGGTTATGAGGATATATGCAGAGTGATCAATAAACTGCGACTGATTCGGATCGGTGTATCTTGGGGGTCTATGGAGAGCCAGGTGATCTCACCAAACTACGGCTTCAATAAGCAGAGTCTAGAAAAACAACACATGCCCGAATCGCTTATCCGCCTAGCTGTAGGGCATGAGCCTGCTGAACTTCTGATACAGGATTTAGCTACAGCTTTAAGCTAACTTTCAGGATTTTATCTAAAAAAGCGGAAGTAGCGGTTCCTCCAATACATAAAGAGCTTCTGCTTTTCTGATTTATGATGTTTATACCTGATCAACTTTGCACTTGAAGTAGGAGATAAGAGAGTC
The Paenibacillus peoriae DNA segment above includes these coding regions:
- a CDS encoding TetR/AcrR family transcriptional regulator; amino-acid sequence: MTKATSTSINRQKEIISAAIEVFAEMGYYRATTAKVAERANISQPYVFRFFATKEALLVEALKVSFTRIIDSFHSVIHSASSEQLEQELIAAYSQIMTEYRNETLLQMQAQTIREDEVVSVMQQGLREIHTTVYDAFRRAGIEQAMERTMLFLARGMLCNISMSLDLPELMKKDD
- a CDS encoding sulfurtransferase TusA family protein — its product is MSSTNNIQADHILDCKGLACPMPIVKARKAMNELVPGKIMEVQATDKGSLADFQSWAKNTGHQYLGTLQDGDVMRHYLQKANLAEVKKEQIFSSTISHEELQAKCSGKENFILLDVREPAEFTLKHIPGSKHIPLGELEHRLSELNLEEEIAVICQAGARSEMACQLLVAKGAKKVKSVLSGISEWAGETKGSESI
- a CDS encoding DsrE/DsrF/DrsH-like family protein, with amino-acid sequence MSTPKTTIVLFSGELDKAIAAFIIANGAAAYDHEVTIFFTFWGLNTLRKDEIVSTNKGILEKAFGWIMPRGPKKLALSKMNFAGLGPQMIKHVMKKHNALSLPQLIELAREQGIKLVACTMTMDLLGLQQEELIEGLEYAGVAAYLGDASQGKVNLFI
- a CDS encoding metal-sensitive transcriptional regulator; this translates as MDYNYSDELKTRLRRIEGQVRGVLRLMDEGKSCKDVVSQLSAVRNASDKAIAQIVAENLQRCILEEQEAGGDTDKLVKEAIQLLVKSR
- a CDS encoding YetF domain-containing protein translates to MEVFVSIGVKLIISFFGLWIITFITGRKTLSQLTPLDFLTSLVLSEIVGNTLYDDKVTIGQLLFALALWCALAYFFEKATTHFVKFGYMAEGRTVLLVDKGQVNQEMLEKYDIEFTQLLSMLRQQNIFSLREVWYATLETNGSLSVMRKPEYEPPAAQDMGIDAQPDLFSVTVIDKGRLLNESMRGKTIDIGEIKAKVREQGYDSIDEIAYAELSEDGTLHIVPMR
- a CDS encoding trans-sulfuration enzyme family protein; the protein is MSFSDDQLICLRFEDELGCFAKAAAPPIYETAPFFFDTYEDYAEAANNEKEHYVYSRGTNPTVQIAEQMIAALEGGADCKCFASGMAAISAALMCSLSAGDHLILVGHIYETSVSLAKYLSKFNINYTIVHSTSTEAVADAINPQTRAILMESPTSFTFDMVNIQEVASLSKSKGIRTIIDNSWATPLFQKPLEWGVDIVVHSASKYLGGHNDLIAGAVIASKEIINRMYAEEYELIGGSLAPFEAWLLIRGLRTLPLRMEAHQRNALLVARFLSDHPAISKVNHPGLPSHPQHELACRQLKGYAGLFSFELKDSGYEDICRVINKLRLIRIGVSWGSMESQVISPNYGFNKQSLEKQHMPESLIRLAVGHEPAELLIQDLATALS